One stretch of Terriglobales bacterium DNA includes these proteins:
- a CDS encoding M20/M25/M40 family metallo-hydrolase, with translation SGGATTQPQRGAVVLLTPRTGAGAPSAMLQAYELAGRGAAAVLIPEWPRVRERWEGIGARLPEISQQVVGLDPAATPGGLTAVALDNAAAQQIGAMPEGTPVRLAASVKEEKTSTTWNVLGWLPGRDPALREQVVLLSAHHDHVGVGKEVNGDSTYNGADDDASGVAAVLELARQLAAGPRPRRTVLFVLFGSEEQGGLGSLYFRERPPVPLTKMVANLGFEMIGRPDPKVPPKTLWLTGYERSNLGPRLAAQGARLAADPHPDQDFFRRSDNYVLAKRGVVAHTISSYGLHKDYHQPSDEVSRIDFAHMTEAIQALVGPVRWLVNSTFAPTWNEGMVP, from the coding sequence AGCGGCGGAGCGACTACGCAACCGCAGCGTGGGGCGGTGGTTCTCCTGACACCCAGGACCGGAGCTGGAGCGCCCTCGGCAATGCTGCAGGCCTATGAGTTGGCCGGGCGGGGCGCCGCCGCGGTTCTGATACCCGAATGGCCGCGGGTACGAGAGCGATGGGAAGGAATCGGCGCACGCTTGCCGGAGATCAGCCAGCAAGTGGTGGGCCTCGATCCGGCTGCGACACCGGGCGGCTTGACGGCGGTGGCGCTGGATAACGCCGCAGCGCAGCAAATCGGCGCGATGCCGGAGGGAACGCCGGTGCGCCTGGCAGCGAGCGTGAAAGAAGAGAAGACTTCAACCACGTGGAACGTGCTGGGCTGGCTGCCGGGACGCGACCCTGCGCTGCGGGAGCAGGTGGTGCTGCTTTCCGCGCACCACGATCATGTGGGAGTGGGCAAAGAGGTGAACGGCGACAGCACGTATAACGGCGCGGATGACGACGCCTCAGGCGTGGCCGCGGTGCTGGAACTGGCGCGGCAACTGGCTGCCGGCCCGCGGCCGCGACGCACCGTCCTGTTCGTACTGTTCGGCAGCGAAGAGCAAGGCGGGCTCGGATCGTTGTACTTCCGCGAGCGGCCTCCGGTTCCGCTGACGAAGATGGTGGCCAACCTGGGATTCGAGATGATCGGCCGGCCCGATCCTAAGGTCCCGCCGAAAACGCTGTGGCTGACCGGGTACGAGCGCTCGAACCTGGGGCCGCGGCTGGCGGCGCAGGGCGCCCGGCTGGCGGCCGATCCGCACCCCGACCAGGATTTCTTCCGGCGCTCGGACAATTACGTCCTGGCCAAGCGTGGCGTCGTAGCGCACACCATTTCGAGCTACGGGCTGCACAAGGACTATCACCAGCCCAGCGATGAGGTGAGCCGCATCGACTTTGCGCACATGACGGAGGCCATCCAAGCGCTGGTGGGGCCGGTGCGCTGGCTGGTGAACTCA